The Bos indicus x Bos taurus breed Angus x Brahman F1 hybrid chromosome 13, Bos_hybrid_MaternalHap_v2.0, whole genome shotgun sequence genome includes a region encoding these proteins:
- the LOC113903313 gene encoding 60S ribosomal protein L10-like, with protein sequence MRGAFGKPQGTMARVHIGQVIMSIRTKLQNKEHVIEALRWAKFKFPGCQKIHISKKWGFTKFNTDEFENMVAEKRLIPDGCGVKYIPNRKESQRIDAFELRCWRTLLRVP encoded by the coding sequence ATGCGCGGTGCCTTTGGAAAGCCCCAGGGCACAATGGCCAGGGTCCACATTGGCCAGGTCATAATGTCCATCCGCACCAAGCTGCAGAACAAGGAACATGTGATTGAAGCCCTCCGCTGGGCCAAGTTCAAGTTCCCTGGCTGCCAGAAGATCCACATCTCTAAGAAGTGGGGATTTACCAAGTTCAACACGGATGAATTTGAGAACATGGTGGCAGAAAAGCGACTCATCCCAGACGGCTGTGGGGTCAAATACATCCCTAATCGTAAAgaatcccaaagaattgatgcctttgaactgaggtgctggagaacactcttgagagtcccttaa